One window of the Azospirillum sp. TSH100 genome contains the following:
- a CDS encoding ABC transporter ATP-binding protein: MSTPQMSAQHVSDAEPAVTVTGLRRAYGRRVVIDALDLRIERGEFVALLGESGCGKTTLLRALAGLDPIQGGRIDAPGKPAVVFQEPRLLPWDSLWRNVSLGLPEHGAREAAVAALAEVGLGNRLDDWPRTLSGGQAQRVALARALVQEPELLLLDEPFAALDALTRIRMHGLVKELVARHRPGVLLVTHDVEEAIRLADRILVMRDGAIAAEHLPETAADPQRFRALLLAELGVQGTAAA, translated from the coding sequence ATGAGCACCCCTCAGATGAGCGCCCAACATGTCTCGGACGCCGAGCCTGCCGTCACCGTCACGGGCCTGCGCCGCGCCTATGGCCGCCGCGTGGTGATCGACGCGCTGGATTTGCGCATCGAACGCGGCGAGTTCGTCGCCCTGCTGGGCGAGAGCGGCTGCGGCAAGACCACGCTGCTGCGGGCGCTGGCCGGGCTGGACCCGATCCAGGGCGGCCGCATCGACGCCCCCGGCAAGCCGGCGGTGGTGTTCCAGGAGCCGCGCCTGCTGCCCTGGGACAGCCTGTGGCGCAACGTCTCGCTCGGCCTGCCGGAGCATGGCGCGCGCGAGGCCGCGGTGGCGGCGCTGGCGGAGGTGGGCTTGGGCAACCGGCTGGACGACTGGCCGCGCACCCTGTCCGGCGGTCAGGCCCAGCGGGTGGCGCTGGCGAGGGCGCTGGTGCAGGAACCGGAGCTTCTGCTTCTCGACGAGCCTTTCGCGGCGCTCGACGCGCTGACCCGCATCCGCATGCACGGGCTGGTCAAGGAACTGGTGGCCCGCCACCGGCCGGGCGTCCTGCTGGTCACCCACGATGTGGAGGAGGCGATCCGGCTGGCCGACCGCATCCTGGTGATGCGGGACGGCGCCATCGCCGCCGAACATCTGCCGGAGACCGCCGCCGATCCCCAGCGCTTCCGCGCGCTGCTGCTGGCCGAGCTGGGCGTGCAGGGAACCGCCGCCGCTTGA
- a CDS encoding NrtA/SsuA/CpmA family ABC transporter substrate-binding protein: protein MTDPFRSPTTRRAFLARSLIGAGTAGLSAGFDPLAGTLPAARAATQTTAGRNTDTIRLTWGFSGLAFIAKERGELEKTLAKDGIKVEWIGPFPNHAPTLQAVTGGTADFSFGGSTTPALAAIIAGSPLVFSLFLNYTPRTTAIIAKDGSGIDRVADLVGKSVAVNRSGLGEFLLVAALEKHGVDRSKVNFVYLNPPDAAPALASGKVDAWSMWSPGVDIARLEYKAHDIFQEERDLDFQIDFTSYLTRRRFAQENPDLIRALNAAFTAEAAWASANTVEAETIVQAKAGYRDEIRDGYIALKRQYRLYPVSDAAFVGDLQKAADWLVARRILPEPVRVADHLAAL from the coding sequence ATGACCGATCCGTTTCGCTCCCCCACCACCCGCCGCGCCTTCCTCGCCCGCTCGCTAATCGGCGCCGGGACTGCCGGCCTCTCCGCAGGCTTCGATCCGTTGGCTGGCACTTTACCGGCTGCCCGAGCCGCTACCCAGACCACGGCCGGCCGCAACACCGACACCATCCGCCTGACCTGGGGCTTCTCCGGCCTGGCCTTCATCGCCAAGGAGCGGGGAGAGCTGGAGAAGACGCTGGCGAAGGACGGCATCAAGGTGGAGTGGATCGGCCCCTTCCCCAACCATGCGCCGACCTTGCAGGCGGTGACCGGCGGCACCGCCGATTTCAGCTTCGGCGGCAGCACCACCCCGGCGCTGGCGGCCATCATCGCCGGCTCGCCGCTGGTCTTCAGCCTGTTCCTGAACTACACCCCACGCACCACCGCGATCATCGCCAAGGACGGCTCCGGCATCGACAGGGTGGCCGATCTGGTCGGCAAGTCGGTCGCGGTCAACCGCTCCGGCCTGGGCGAGTTCCTGCTGGTGGCGGCGCTGGAGAAGCATGGCGTCGACCGCTCGAAGGTCAATTTCGTCTATCTCAACCCACCCGACGCCGCCCCGGCGCTGGCATCGGGCAAGGTGGACGCGTGGTCGATGTGGAGCCCCGGCGTCGACATCGCCCGGCTGGAATACAAGGCGCACGACATCTTCCAGGAGGAGCGCGACCTCGATTTCCAGATCGATTTCACCAGCTACCTGACCCGCCGCCGCTTCGCGCAGGAGAACCCGGACCTGATCCGCGCCCTGAACGCGGCCTTCACCGCCGAAGCGGCCTGGGCCTCCGCCAATACGGTGGAGGCGGAGACCATCGTCCAGGCCAAGGCCGGCTATCGCGACGAGATCCGCGACGGCTACATCGCGCTGAAGCGGCAGTACCGGCTCTATCCGGTCAGCGACGCCGCCTTCGTCGGCGACCTCCAGAAGGCGGCCGACTGGCTGGTCGCCCGCCGCATCCTGCCGGAGCCGGTCAGGGTGGCCGACCATCTGGCGGCGCTGTGA
- a CDS encoding molybdopterin-dependent oxidoreductase, with the protein MSGGDNFTATHWGVYRPRVADGRLTALDPAPWDKAPSAIGRSVVDGIDAPAHIRRPAVREGFLRHGPASRDGRGREPFVELSWDEALDLAARELDRVRRDHGNAAIFGGSYGWASAGRFHHAQSQLHRFLNCIGGYTAHSDTYSLGAGRVLMPRILASMDDLMLSHTAWTSLEKHCELFVAFGGLPARNAQVGSGGASDHLVKPALGRLAAAGVRFVNVSPVRHDLDDVPGAEWIAIRPGTDTAVMLGLAHTLVAEGLADGDFLARCTVGYEEFRRYLTGEANGLAKDAGWAATIAGVPAETIVTLARRMAGSRTMMNLAWSLQRAVHGEQPFWMGVTLAAMLGQIGTPGGGLGVGYSVMNTMGSGRRRVTGPRLPQGRNPVDTAIPVARIADMLLNPGTSYRYNGQTRRYPDIRLVHWAGGNAFHHHQDINRLVRAWRRPETVIVQDPFWTAQAKFADIVLPATTALERDDIGGATGDRFLVWMARALDPVGEARDDHAILAGLAGRLGVEAEFTGGLTTEEWLERLYEECRFNAPVPLPDFRSFLAAGLAEIPLVEPEKILLQAFRADPDGSPLPTPSGRIEIGSAAIAGFGLPDCPGHPVWRDPAEHPGLAGDDGPLHLLSCQPATRLHSQYDHGVASRESKISGREPIRIHPDDAAARGIGDGDVVRVFNRRGAFLAGAVLTDGIRPGVLQIATGAWYDPVDPDTDGSLDAHGNPNMVTPDTGTSTLAQGCSAQSALVDVERFTGPLPAIRAFQPPRFVSRHET; encoded by the coding sequence ATGAGCGGCGGGGACAACTTCACCGCGACGCATTGGGGGGTCTACCGGCCGCGGGTGGCGGACGGCAGGCTGACCGCGCTGGACCCGGCCCCGTGGGACAAGGCGCCGTCGGCCATCGGCCGGTCGGTGGTCGACGGGATCGACGCCCCCGCCCACATCCGCCGCCCGGCGGTGCGCGAAGGCTTCCTGCGCCACGGTCCGGCATCGCGTGACGGGCGCGGACGCGAGCCGTTCGTCGAGCTGTCGTGGGACGAGGCGCTCGACCTCGCCGCGCGCGAACTGGACCGGGTGCGGCGCGACCATGGCAACGCCGCCATCTTCGGCGGCTCTTATGGCTGGGCCAGCGCCGGCCGCTTCCACCATGCCCAGAGCCAGCTTCACCGCTTCCTCAACTGCATCGGCGGCTATACGGCGCACAGCGACACCTACAGCCTGGGCGCCGGGCGGGTGCTGATGCCGCGCATCCTGGCGTCGATGGACGATTTGATGCTGTCCCACACCGCCTGGACCAGCCTGGAAAAACACTGCGAGCTGTTCGTCGCCTTCGGCGGCCTGCCGGCCCGCAACGCACAGGTCGGATCGGGCGGGGCCAGCGACCATCTGGTCAAGCCGGCGCTGGGCCGGCTGGCGGCGGCCGGCGTGCGCTTCGTCAATGTCAGCCCGGTCCGCCACGACCTCGACGACGTGCCGGGGGCGGAATGGATCGCCATCCGGCCCGGCACCGACACCGCCGTCATGCTCGGCCTCGCCCACACGCTGGTGGCGGAGGGGCTGGCGGACGGCGATTTCCTCGCCCGCTGCACCGTCGGCTATGAGGAGTTCCGCCGCTATCTGACCGGTGAAGCCAATGGCCTCGCCAAGGATGCCGGCTGGGCCGCCACCATCGCCGGCGTACCGGCTGAGACCATCGTGACGCTGGCCCGCCGAATGGCCGGCAGCCGAACCATGATGAATCTCGCCTGGTCGCTGCAACGGGCGGTGCATGGTGAGCAGCCCTTCTGGATGGGGGTGACGCTGGCGGCGATGCTGGGCCAGATCGGCACGCCCGGCGGCGGGCTGGGAGTCGGCTATTCGGTGATGAACACCATGGGGTCGGGGCGGCGCCGGGTGACCGGGCCGCGACTGCCGCAGGGGCGCAACCCGGTGGACACCGCCATCCCGGTCGCCCGCATCGCCGACATGCTGCTGAATCCCGGAACCTCTTACCGCTACAACGGGCAGACCCGGCGCTATCCGGACATCAGGCTGGTCCATTGGGCCGGCGGCAACGCCTTCCACCACCATCAGGACATCAACCGGCTGGTCCGGGCATGGCGGCGGCCGGAGACGGTCATCGTCCAGGATCCTTTCTGGACAGCCCAGGCGAAATTCGCCGACATCGTGCTGCCGGCGACCACGGCACTGGAGCGCGACGACATCGGCGGCGCCACCGGCGACCGCTTCCTGGTGTGGATGGCCCGCGCCCTCGATCCGGTCGGCGAGGCGCGCGACGACCACGCCATCCTCGCCGGACTCGCAGGTCGGCTGGGGGTGGAGGCGGAGTTCACCGGCGGGCTGACCACCGAGGAGTGGCTGGAACGGCTCTATGAGGAATGCCGGTTCAACGCCCCGGTGCCGCTGCCGGATTTCCGCAGCTTCCTGGCGGCCGGGCTGGCCGAAATCCCCCTGGTCGAGCCGGAGAAAATTCTTCTGCAAGCCTTCCGCGCCGACCCCGACGGATCGCCGCTGCCCACCCCGTCGGGCCGGATCGAGATCGGCTCCGCCGCCATCGCCGGCTTTGGCCTGCCCGACTGCCCCGGCCATCCGGTGTGGCGCGATCCGGCGGAGCATCCGGGATTGGCCGGCGACGACGGCCCGCTGCATCTGCTGTCCTGCCAGCCGGCGACCCGCCTGCACAGCCAGTACGACCATGGCGTGGCCAGCCGGGAGAGCAAGATTTCCGGGCGGGAACCGATCCGTATCCATCCCGACGATGCGGCGGCGCGCGGCATCGGCGACGGCGACGTGGTGCGGGTGTTCAACCGGCGCGGCGCCTTCCTGGCCGGTGCGGTGCTGACCGACGGCATCCGGCCCGGCGTGCTGCAGATCGCCACCGGCGCCTGGTACGATCCGGTCGATCCCGACACCGACGGCAGCCTCGACGCCCACGGCAATCCCAACATGGTGACGCCCGACACTGGCACCTCGACCCTTGCCCAGGGCTGTTCGGCCCAAAGCGCCCTGGTGGATGTCGAACGCTTCACCGGTCCGCTGCCCGCAATCCGTGCCTTCCAGCCGCCGCGCTTCGTCAGCCGCCATGAGACATGA
- a CDS encoding aminotransferase produces MKISASIRKRARKNGEFGVPQHAHLGVRDDVAAGCRACAINLGQGFPEGIEAAEVIEAAGRALRDGPHQYPPTLGLPALRQAVAAANRRFWNIEADWATEVLVTSGATEALADCFFGLLEPGDEVLVFQPAYDCYGVLLRRAGAVPVPIRLDPPHWELPRQRILDAITPRTRAILLNTPMNPNDKIFSRDELGFLAGLLERHDLIAICDEVYEHLTFDGRAHVPLYTLPEAQGRCLRIGSAGKTFSVTGWKVGYVTAPAALLEPVARAHQYLTFATPPHLQAAVAFGLGLDESYFQGLQATLQHNRDQLAGGLRELGFSVLDCGATYFLCVDIGDLDREGDDFAFCRRLVAESGVAAVPVSSFYAERDMTSLIRLCFAKRLPLLHQALERLAEWRRRAGAA; encoded by the coding sequence GTGAAAATCAGCGCATCCATACGGAAAAGGGCGAGGAAAAATGGTGAATTCGGTGTTCCGCAGCACGCGCACCTCGGTGTTCGAGACGATGTCGCGGCTGGCTGCCGAGCATGCGCGATCAATCTCGGGCAGGGCTTCCCCGAAGGCATCGAGGCGGCGGAGGTCATCGAGGCGGCGGGGCGGGCCTTGCGCGACGGACCCCACCAATATCCGCCGACCCTGGGTCTGCCGGCCCTGCGCCAGGCGGTGGCTGCGGCGAACCGCCGCTTCTGGAACATCGAGGCCGATTGGGCGACCGAGGTGCTGGTGACCTCCGGCGCGACCGAGGCGCTGGCCGACTGCTTCTTCGGCCTGCTGGAGCCGGGCGACGAGGTGCTGGTCTTCCAGCCGGCCTATGACTGTTACGGCGTGCTGCTGCGCCGGGCCGGGGCGGTTCCGGTGCCGATCCGGCTGGACCCGCCACACTGGGAACTGCCGCGCCAGCGCATTCTCGATGCCATCACGCCGCGGACGAGGGCGATCCTGCTGAACACGCCGATGAACCCGAACGACAAGATTTTCAGCCGGGACGAGCTGGGCTTCCTGGCCGGGCTGCTGGAGCGCCACGACCTGATTGCCATCTGCGACGAGGTCTACGAACATCTGACCTTCGACGGCCGCGCCCATGTGCCGCTCTACACGCTGCCGGAGGCGCAGGGCCGCTGCCTGCGCATCGGCTCGGCCGGCAAGACCTTCTCGGTCACCGGCTGGAAGGTCGGCTACGTCACCGCGCCGGCGGCGCTGCTGGAGCCGGTCGCCCGCGCCCACCAGTATCTCACCTTCGCGACACCGCCCCATCTCCAGGCCGCCGTCGCCTTCGGGCTCGGCCTGGACGAGTCCTATTTCCAGGGCTTGCAGGCGACCTTGCAGCACAACCGCGACCAGCTCGCCGGCGGGCTGCGCGAGTTGGGGTTCAGCGTGCTCGACTGCGGCGCCACCTATTTCCTGTGCGTCGATATTGGAGATCTCGACCGTGAGGGCGACGATTTCGCCTTCTGCCGCCGTCTGGTCGCCGAATCTGGCGTCGCCGCCGTACCGGTCAGTAGCTTCTATGCAGAGCGCGACATGACCTCGTTGATCCGCCTGTGCTTCGCCAAACGGTTGCCGCTGCTGCATCAGGCGCTGGAACGGCTCGCCGAATGGCGCAGGCGCGCCGGCGCGGCCTGA
- a CDS encoding PLP-dependent aspartate aminotransferase family protein, which produces MTDHPSNRGRWSGLSTRAIHLGYDPASEQGALTPPVFMTSTYAFETAEDGAALFRGEKDGYIYGRTRNPTQSVLEARIADLEGAEAGLAVASGMAAISATLWTLLSAGDVVVIDHTLYGNSYALFTRGLTRFGIRVEVADFTDPDDLARALSLRPALVHFETPANPNLRVIDIAAVSAQAHAVGALVMVDNTFATPVLQRPIEHGADLVVHSATKFLGGHGDLIAGVLVGPKAIIDRIRGHGLRYLTGATIAPLTAFLLLRGLKTLELRVERHSASAAAIAGLLAGHPAVRRVDYPGLPGSPGHDIARRQMSGFGGLVSCELDGGLEAGIRFMNRLVLATRAVSLGDAETLVQHPASMTHTAYGAEERARHGIADGLIRLSIGLENLPDIREDILQALDAVTQTRSTIKSPLQEVRP; this is translated from the coding sequence ATGACCGATCATCCGTCGAACCGTGGCCGTTGGAGCGGTCTGTCCACGCGCGCCATCCATCTCGGCTACGACCCGGCGAGCGAACAGGGCGCACTGACCCCGCCGGTCTTCATGACCTCCACCTATGCCTTTGAAACGGCGGAGGATGGGGCGGCTTTGTTCCGCGGCGAGAAAGACGGCTACATCTACGGCCGCACCAGGAACCCGACCCAGTCGGTGCTGGAGGCCCGCATCGCCGACCTTGAGGGCGCGGAGGCCGGGCTGGCGGTCGCATCCGGCATGGCGGCGATCTCAGCCACCCTGTGGACCCTGCTGTCGGCGGGCGATGTGGTGGTGATCGACCACACGCTCTACGGCAACAGCTATGCGCTGTTCACCCGCGGGCTGACCCGCTTCGGCATCCGGGTCGAGGTGGCGGACTTCACCGACCCCGACGACCTCGCCCGCGCCCTGTCGCTTCGCCCGGCGCTGGTCCATTTCGAAACGCCGGCCAACCCCAACCTGCGGGTGATCGACATCGCCGCAGTCAGCGCCCAGGCCCATGCGGTCGGCGCCCTGGTGATGGTCGACAACACCTTCGCCACCCCGGTCCTGCAACGGCCGATCGAACATGGCGCCGATCTGGTGGTCCATTCCGCCACCAAGTTCCTCGGCGGTCACGGCGACCTGATCGCTGGCGTGTTGGTGGGACCGAAGGCGATCATCGACCGCATCCGCGGCCACGGCCTGCGCTATCTGACCGGCGCCACCATCGCGCCGCTGACCGCCTTCCTGCTGCTGCGGGGCCTGAAGACGCTGGAACTGCGCGTCGAACGTCACAGCGCATCGGCCGCCGCCATCGCCGGGTTGCTGGCAGGCCATCCCGCGGTGCGCCGCGTCGATTACCCCGGCCTGCCCGGCTCCCCCGGCCACGACATTGCCCGCCGCCAGATGAGCGGCTTCGGCGGTTTGGTCTCCTGCGAACTCGACGGCGGGCTGGAGGCCGGCATCCGCTTCATGAACCGGCTGGTGCTGGCAACCCGCGCGGTCAGCCTGGGCGACGCGGAAACCCTGGTGCAGCACCCGGCCAGCATGACCCACACCGCCTACGGCGCGGAGGAACGCGCCCGCCACGGCATCGCCGACGGGCTGATCCGCCTGTCCATCGGGCTGGAGAACCTACCGGACATCCGCGAGGACATCCTCCAGGCGCTCGACGCCGTCACCCAGACGCGCAGCACCATCAAATCCCCCTTGCAAGAGGTGCGTCCATGA
- a CDS encoding OsmC family protein has protein sequence MSTLNEYLVQKRIAHQAIKDRIAQPGFEPPTLSARVGAEGRSGIRRIRIRDHQVISDAPPNFAGYDLGPTSPELQLGVLGSCVTHITLIQAAELGVPLDSLEVEVEGVFDPRGGKPGYEHIPVYPQNLRYTIHIVSPASAEAIAELHETVERTCPILNLLRRPQEVVSTISHRQPETAEAAA, from the coding sequence ATGAGCACGCTCAACGAATACCTGGTCCAGAAGCGCATCGCCCATCAGGCGATCAAGGACCGGATCGCGCAGCCTGGCTTCGAGCCGCCGACCCTGTCGGCCCGCGTCGGCGCCGAGGGGCGCAGCGGCATCCGCCGCATCCGCATCCGCGACCATCAGGTAATCAGCGACGCCCCGCCCAACTTCGCCGGCTACGATCTGGGACCGACCTCGCCGGAACTGCAGCTCGGCGTGCTGGGCAGTTGCGTCACCCACATCACCCTGATCCAGGCCGCCGAGTTGGGCGTGCCGCTGGACAGTCTGGAGGTCGAGGTGGAAGGCGTGTTCGATCCGCGCGGCGGCAAGCCGGGATACGAGCATATTCCGGTCTATCCGCAAAACCTGCGCTACACCATCCACATCGTCTCCCCCGCCAGCGCGGAGGCCATTGCTGAGCTTCACGAGACGGTGGAACGGACCTGCCCGATCCTGAACCTGCTGCGCCGCCCGCAGGAGGTCGTCTCCACCATCTCCCACCGGCAGCCGGAAACGGCGGAAGCCGCCGCCTGA
- a CDS encoding MetQ/NlpA family lipoprotein: MSIGAALGAVFAATTSWAADPIHLKVGIRGGISEPIWEIVAKVAKPRGLEIEPVVMAGTLSPNEALNTGDLQANAFQHIPFLRDQIAQRGYKLAVVGNTYLSPIAFYSKTYKSLKDLPNGARVGIPDDPSNESRALIVLRDEGLLSLRDGFDAYNQTATLADIKENPRKLQIVEVKSVVLARSYQDLDAAAIISSFGSQVGLNAVRDGIAQEKRDNNPNVNVIVVREQDKDAPWVKPLVESFQSPEVRAHIEKELAGILIPAF, from the coding sequence TTGTCCATCGGTGCCGCACTCGGCGCCGTTTTCGCCGCCACCACGAGTTGGGCTGCCGATCCCATCCATCTGAAGGTCGGCATCCGCGGCGGCATCAGCGAACCGATCTGGGAGATCGTCGCCAAGGTGGCGAAACCACGCGGGCTGGAGATCGAGCCGGTGGTGATGGCTGGTACGCTCAGCCCCAATGAAGCGCTGAACACCGGCGATCTTCAGGCCAACGCCTTCCAGCATATCCCATTTCTGCGCGACCAGATCGCCCAGCGCGGCTACAAGCTGGCCGTGGTCGGCAACACCTACCTGTCGCCCATCGCCTTCTATTCCAAGACATACAAGTCGCTGAAGGATCTACCGAACGGCGCCAGGGTCGGTATCCCCGACGATCCCAGCAATGAAAGCCGCGCGCTGATCGTTCTGCGCGACGAAGGGCTGCTGAGCCTGCGCGACGGCTTCGACGCCTACAACCAGACCGCCACCCTGGCCGACATCAAGGAGAACCCGCGCAAGCTGCAGATCGTCGAGGTGAAGTCTGTGGTTCTGGCCCGCTCCTACCAGGATCTGGACGCTGCGGCGATCATCTCCAGCTTCGGATCGCAGGTCGGGCTGAACGCCGTGCGCGACGGCATCGCCCAGGAGAAGCGCGACAACAATCCCAACGTCAACGTCATCGTCGTGCGCGAGCAGGACAAGGACGCGCCATGGGTCAAGCCGCTGGTCGAGTCCTTCCAGTCGCCGGAGGTCCGCGCCCACATCGAGAAGGAACTGGCGGGCATCCTGATCCCTGCCTTCTGA
- a CDS encoding methionine ABC transporter ATP-binding protein produces the protein MLWKRATMRAATADPVPTAALDPSSPHILFEGVHKTYPGGVEALRAVSFAIPRGSVFGIIGRSGAGKSTLLRAINMLERPSGGRVLVDGIDVGGLGEEDLVRLRRRIGMIFQHFNLLSAKTVRENVGLPLKVAGVGAAEVRRRVDELLDLVGLADKAEVYPSKLSGGQKQRVGIARALVHRPEILLCDEATSALDPETTHAILGLLRDINAKLGLTIVLITHDMAVIRAICDEVMVLDRGNRVEHGPVWSVFGTPQGDATRALLRPLQHGLPDDIARRLQPDPPKQGGGQAVLSLRFTGDSHPEGISLASLLALAPDAKLLHGGIDRIQGHAQGDLLIAVPVAAMRSAAGSRFSPDSWKVLGYVADDV, from the coding sequence ATGCTGTGGAAACGTGCCACCATGCGCGCGGCAACCGCCGATCCGGTCCCCACCGCCGCACTCGACCCGTCCTCGCCGCACATCCTGTTCGAGGGCGTGCACAAGACCTATCCCGGCGGGGTGGAGGCACTGCGGGCAGTATCCTTCGCCATCCCGCGCGGCAGCGTCTTCGGGATCATCGGCCGTTCCGGCGCCGGCAAATCGACCCTGCTGCGGGCGATCAACATGCTGGAACGGCCCAGCGGCGGCCGGGTGCTGGTCGACGGCATCGACGTCGGCGGGCTGGGGGAGGAGGATCTCGTCCGCCTGCGCCGCCGCATCGGCATGATCTTCCAGCATTTCAACCTGCTGTCGGCCAAGACGGTGCGGGAGAATGTCGGGCTGCCGCTGAAGGTCGCCGGCGTCGGCGCCGCCGAGGTCCGCCGGCGGGTGGACGAGCTGCTGGACCTCGTCGGGCTGGCCGACAAGGCCGAGGTCTATCCGTCCAAGCTGTCGGGCGGGCAGAAGCAACGCGTCGGCATCGCCCGCGCGCTGGTCCACCGGCCGGAGATCCTGCTGTGCGACGAGGCGACCTCGGCACTCGACCCCGAAACCACCCATGCGATCCTCGGCCTGCTGCGCGACATCAACGCCAAGCTGGGGCTGACCATCGTGCTGATCACCCACGACATGGCGGTGATCCGGGCGATCTGCGACGAGGTGATGGTACTGGATCGCGGCAACCGGGTCGAACATGGCCCGGTCTGGTCGGTGTTCGGCACACCGCAGGGCGACGCCACCCGCGCCCTGCTGCGCCCGCTCCAGCATGGGCTGCCCGACGACATTGCCCGTCGACTCCAGCCTGATCCACCGAAACAGGGTGGTGGACAGGCGGTGCTGTCGCTGCGCTTCACCGGCGACAGCCATCCCGAAGGCATCTCGCTCGCCAGCCTGCTGGCGCTCGCCCCGGATGCCAAGCTGCTGCATGGCGGCATCGACCGCATCCAGGGCCATGCCCAGGGCGACCTTCTGATCGCCGTTCCCGTCGCGGCGATGCGTTCGGCCGCTGGTTCCCGCTTCTCCCCCGACAGCTGGAAGGTTCTCGGCTATGTCGCCGACGATGTTTGA
- a CDS encoding methionine ABC transporter permease — protein sequence MSPTMFDRYLRAFGETLTMVGVSVTIAILSGLTLALLLVATAPGGLYPRQRFNKGLSVVVNVFRAIPFIILLVALLPFTRLVVGTTLGIWAAIVPLSIHLIAFYTRVAQVSLNEVDHGLIEAAHAMGFRRWHIVRHVILPEALPGLIGGMTVCVIAMINASAMAGAVGAGGLGDLAIRYGYERYETQVLFEIIVILIVLVTSVQFGGEWLSRRVDHRR from the coding sequence ATGTCGCCGACGATGTTTGACCGTTATCTGCGCGCCTTCGGCGAAACGCTGACGATGGTGGGCGTTTCCGTCACCATCGCCATCCTCAGCGGGCTGACCCTGGCCCTGCTGCTGGTCGCCACCGCCCCCGGCGGGCTCTATCCGCGGCAGCGCTTCAACAAGGGGCTGTCGGTCGTGGTGAACGTCTTCCGGGCGATCCCCTTCATCATCCTGCTGGTAGCCCTGCTGCCCTTCACCCGGCTGGTCGTCGGCACGACGCTGGGCATCTGGGCCGCCATCGTTCCGCTCAGCATCCATCTGATCGCCTTCTACACCCGCGTCGCACAGGTCAGCCTGAACGAGGTGGACCATGGGCTGATCGAGGCGGCCCACGCCATGGGCTTCCGCCGCTGGCACATTGTCCGCCATGTCATCCTGCCTGAGGCGCTGCCCGGCCTGATCGGCGGCATGACGGTCTGCGTGATCGCGATGATCAACGCCTCGGCGATGGCGGGGGCTGTCGGCGCCGGCGGCTTGGGCGACCTCGCCATCCGCTACGGCTACGAACGCTACGAGACCCAGGTGCTGTTCGAGATCATCGTGATCCTGATCGTGCTGGTGACCTCGGTGCAGTTCGGCGGGGAATGGCTGTCGCGGCGGGTCGATCATCGCCGATAA